In Dehalococcoidia bacterium, the genomic window AGCCTGTCTCAGAAGGCCGCAAATGGACTTGCCGGAGACCGGCATCGCGGCGAATTTACTCGCTATGGTCGAAAAGGGGAGAGGGAAGGCAGGGCACTCGGTTAGCAGTCGTGTTGGCGACTATCCCGTTGGCACGGTTTTCCCCTCGAGGGACCTGTAATCCGGCTTCCGGGCACGCCATACACGCCACAGAGTCCGCAGGTTGAAGGCAGTGGCCAACAGGGTCCATTCGGCAGTGACGTTGCCGACGCCTCGCAGAAGGAACCTACGTACTCCCTGCTGCTCTTTTATGATTCCGAATACGGGTTCCACCAGTTGCTTTCTCTTTTTGAACGCAGACTGAGCTTCTTCTGTGGCCATCCAGGCGCGATGTTGGCGCAGGGCAGCGTCATAGGGACTTATTGCCAAGCTCCGTCTGGGCGAACCACGGGTGAGGCAGGCTCCGGCAACTGGACACGCCTGGCAAGTGTCCTTGGGGGCTTGGTACATTCTCTTGTTCGTTTTCCTGGAGAACCTGCCGCGTACCAGGCTCAGCACCTGGCCCTGGGGACACCTGTATACGTCGCTGTCGGCATCGTAGGTGAACCGGTCCTTGTGGTAGGGATGATCCAGCGCCATTCCTCTGGGCGACTCCGGCATCGCCACCTGCTGGCCGCGGTCGGCGCATTCCTGTAGCGCCGCTGCCGAGTGATAGCCGCCATCGGCCAGGGTCAATGGCGACTTGACCCCTGTCATCTCTTCCGCCCTCTGCATCATCGGGGTCAGCCTGGCATAATCCGCCGGTTCGTCCACCAGTTCAACGGCCGTGATCAGCATGCCGGAGGTTTCCTGGCCGGTCTTTACTGGTGAAACCATGGCTTGGGCATTGTAAGCAGGACAGAAGCCCTGCTTCATTTTCATGAACCGGGCGTCCCGGTCCGTCAGGTTAATGCTTTTCGGTCCTTTTCGGTCCTCCAGTTGCTCCATGGCCTGGCGCACCTGCTCGCGCAATTTCCTCTTGTCGGCCAATTCCTCCGGGAGATGCACCGGTGCCCGGTCGGTTTCCCCTTCGTTCTGGTTCTCCAGTTCGGCTATGGCCCGGTCCAACCGCTCCAACAGCTTGGCCAGTCCCTTGGCATCGTAACTGCGGCAAGACGATGCGTTGGCTGGTACCTTGGTTCCGTCCACCGCCTGTACCGCCAGGTCCACCAACTCAATTGCCACTGCCGTTCGCACCGTTCGCTTGAGTAGTCCTCTCATTGCCTGGCGATGATCCTTGTAGAACCGCCACAGCGTGTTGTGGTCCGGGTGCTGCCAGCCAGTCAACCACAAGTAGGGTATATGGTCCCGGCAGGCCGCCTCCAGCTTGCGGCTGGAGCGTATTCCAGTCACGAAGCCAAACAACCAGACGCTCAGCAGTGCCTTGGGATGATAGGCCGGTGCTCCCAGCGGGTCGCCCTCTATATCCACACCGAGTTCCCTCCAGTCCTCGCGGCCCAGGGCGTCGACGAACTCGGCCACGAAACGGGCTGGATGGTCAAGTGGCAATAACTCATCAAGGGACGGCGGCAACAGCCAGGCTTGATCACGGGGCATGTCTCGAAGCGGCACTCTCTACACTCCTCTCACAGCGTCTCCCCATAGTGTACACCTCGACTTCTGAGACAGGCTGGAGGTTCTGGGTGGACGAATGCGGGCGAGACGCC contains:
- a CDS encoding IS1182 family transposase: MPLRDMPRDQAWLLPPSLDELLPLDHPARFVAEFVDALGREDWRELGVDIEGDPLGAPAYHPKALLSVWLFGFVTGIRSSRKLEAACRDHIPYLWLTGWQHPDHNTLWRFYKDHRQAMRGLLKRTVRTAVAIELVDLAVQAVDGTKVPANASSCRSYDAKGLAKLLERLDRAIAELENQNEGETDRAPVHLPEELADKRKLREQVRQAMEQLEDRKGPKSINLTDRDARFMKMKQGFCPAYNAQAMVSPVKTGQETSGMLITAVELVDEPADYARLTPMMQRAEEMTGVKSPLTLADGGYHSAAALQECADRGQQVAMPESPRGMALDHPYHKDRFTYDADSDVYRCPQGQVLSLVRGRFSRKTNKRMYQAPKDTCQACPVAGACLTRGSPRRSLAISPYDAALRQHRAWMATEEAQSAFKKRKQLVEPVFGIIKEQQGVRRFLLRGVGNVTAEWTLLATAFNLRTLWRVWRARKPDYRSLEGKTVPTG